A single genomic interval of Patescibacteria group bacterium harbors:
- the eno gene encoding phosphopyruvate hydratase produces MPKIKKITAREILDSRGNPTVETCVWLDNGARLKASVPSGASTGAHEAVELRDGDKARYGGLGVLDAVKNVEQKIAPKLIGLEAGDQEKIDDLMVKLDGTENKSKLGANAILSVSLACARAGALALDVELYEYISKSYALGITRYTLPTPCFNIFNGGKHADTNLDFQEFMIIPVLDASFKEKVRIGAEIFHSLGQVLKRAGFDTDVGNEGGYAPDIVSSIQAIELIMAAALKAGFKPGSQIALGVDVGSSQLYNKADGKYIFKLDRASFTAATLTGLYYEWFRKYPIIYIEDGLAEDDWAGWRELNKELGSNVMLVGDDLFVTNLERLRQGLKERAANAILIKPNQVGTLTETINCVKLAKKHNYKIIVSHRSGETTDDFIADLAVAAGADYIKAGSLARGERVAKYNRLMEIEDGLK; encoded by the coding sequence ATGCCTAAAATAAAAAAAATTACGGCCCGCGAAATTTTGGATTCGCGCGGCAATCCGACGGTGGAAACTTGCGTCTGGCTGGATAATGGCGCGCGCCTTAAGGCTAGCGTGCCTTCGGGCGCTTCTACGGGCGCGCATGAAGCCGTGGAATTGCGCGACGGCGATAAGGCCAGATACGGCGGACTGGGAGTTTTAGACGCGGTTAAAAATGTTGAGCAGAAAATCGCGCCGAAATTAATCGGCCTGGAAGCCGGCGATCAGGAAAAAATTGATGATTTAATGGTAAAGCTGGACGGCACGGAAAATAAAAGCAAGCTGGGCGCTAACGCTATTTTATCCGTATCGCTGGCTTGCGCTCGCGCCGGCGCTTTGGCTTTGGACGTTGAGTTATATGAATATATAAGCAAAAGCTATGCCTTAGGCATAACACGCTATACTCTGCCCACGCCTTGCTTTAACATTTTTAACGGCGGCAAGCACGCGGATACTAATTTGGATTTTCAGGAGTTTATGATTATTCCGGTTTTGGACGCCAGCTTTAAGGAAAAGGTCAGAATCGGCGCGGAAATTTTTCACTCTTTGGGCCAGGTTTTAAAAAGGGCCGGTTTTGACACTGACGTCGGCAACGAAGGCGGCTACGCGCCTGACATAGTTTCTTCCATCCAGGCCATTGAATTAATCATGGCCGCGGCCCTAAAAGCCGGGTTTAAGCCGGGAAGCCAAATCGCTTTGGGCGTAGACGTCGGCTCGTCCCAGCTTTATAACAAAGCTGACGGCAAATATATTTTTAAATTAGACCGAGCCAGCTTTACCGCGGCTACCTTAACCGGCTTGTATTACGAGTGGTTCAGAAAATATCCGATTATTTACATTGAAGACGGTTTGGCCGAAGATGATTGGGCCGGCTGGCGGGAGTTAAATAAAGAGCTGGGATCAAACGTTATGCTGGTCGGCGATGATTTGTTCGTAACCAATCTTGAGCGTTTAAGGCAAGGGCTAAAAGAGCGCGCGGCCAACGCTATTTTAATCAAGCCCAATCAGGTCGGAACTTTAACTGAAACCATTAATTGCGTTAAGCTGGCTAAAAAACATAATTATAAAATCATCGTCTCCCATAGAAGCGGCGAAACCACGGATGACTTTATCGCTGATTTGGCCGTGGCGGCCGGCGCTGATTATATTAAAGCCGGCTCGCTCGCTCGTGGCGAAAGAGTGGCGAAATACAATCGGCTGATGGAAATTGAAGATGGATTAAAATGA
- the gpmI gene encoding 2,3-bisphosphoglycerate-independent phosphoglycerate mutase, whose translation MAEKKQQARPKPVVLMVLDGWGIANPYTGNAISQANTPNIKSYIAKYPAMALVASGEGVGLPWGESGNSEVGHLNLGLGRILYQNLPRINKAIADRNFYKNKILLKAIDHVKNNKSKLHFLGLASNGCVHSSLEHLQALIALAAEKQVNEFYVHAILDGRDTQFNSGLNFIKEVEASLAGTKGKIASLHGRFYAMDRDNHWDRTIKSYEAMALGAGEKSESAEKAVEASYEKKIYDEEFMPTVITADGKPLAKIEDGDAVIFFNYRPDRARALTKAFVLPGFEKFKRKKYLNILFATFAEYEKNLPVEVVFPPEVLKNTLGEVLSGAGLKQLRIAETEKYAHVTYFFNGGRETKSEGEDQILVPSPAVPSYDLKPEMSALEVTDKVIKAIEEDNYDFILLNFANTDMVGHTGNLNATIKAVEAVDKCVGKIVNTVLGKSGLLFITADHGNAEGLFNMQTGQIDKEHSANPVPFLIIGKDYEGKSLSLPDAPGGDLSLLQPQGMLSDVAPTVLKAMGLEKPSEMTGRSLI comes from the coding sequence ATGGCAGAAAAAAAACAACAAGCGCGACCTAAACCGGTAGTTTTAATGGTTCTTGACGGCTGGGGCATAGCTAATCCCTATACCGGCAACGCTATCAGCCAAGCCAATACACCAAATATAAAAAGTTACATCGCTAAGTATCCGGCCATGGCTTTAGTGGCTTCCGGCGAAGGAGTCGGTTTGCCATGGGGAGAGTCGGGCAATAGCGAAGTCGGCCATTTGAATTTAGGCTTAGGCAGAATTTTATACCAGAATCTTCCCAGGATCAATAAAGCTATCGCCGACCGCAATTTTTATAAAAATAAAATTTTACTCAAGGCGATTGATCATGTTAAAAATAATAAATCAAAATTGCATTTTCTCGGCTTGGCTTCCAACGGCTGCGTTCATTCTTCGCTGGAGCATCTTCAGGCTTTAATCGCTTTAGCGGCGGAAAAGCAAGTTAATGAATTTTATGTTCATGCGATTTTAGACGGCAGAGACACGCAGTTTAATTCCGGTTTGAATTTTATTAAAGAAGTGGAGGCGTCTCTAGCCGGAACTAAAGGCAAAATCGCTTCTCTCCATGGCCGGTTTTACGCTATGGATCGGGATAATCACTGGGATAGGACGATTAAATCGTATGAAGCTATGGCGCTAGGCGCGGGTGAAAAAAGCGAGTCGGCGGAGAAAGCGGTTGAAGCCAGTTATGAAAAAAAGATATATGACGAGGAGTTTATGCCGACGGTCATAACCGCGGACGGCAAGCCGCTGGCTAAAATTGAAGACGGCGACGCGGTAATATTTTTTAATTACCGCCCTGACCGGGCGCGAGCGCTTACCAAAGCTTTTGTTTTGCCGGGCTTTGAAAAGTTTAAGCGTAAAAAATATTTGAATATTCTTTTCGCCACCTTCGCCGAATATGAAAAAAATTTGCCGGTGGAAGTGGTTTTCCCTCCGGAAGTTTTAAAAAATACTTTGGGCGAAGTTTTGTCCGGCGCCGGCTTAAAGCAGCTGCGGATCGCGGAAACGGAAAAATACGCCCACGTGACTTATTTTTTTAACGGCGGCCGCGAAACAAAGTCCGAAGGCGAGGACCAGATATTGGTTCCGTCCCCGGCCGTGCCGAGCTATGACCTTAAGCCGGAGATGTCGGCTTTGGAAGTGACCGATAAAGTGATTAAGGCGATTGAAGAGGACAATTACGATTTTATTTTATTGAATTTCGCCAATACCGACATGGTAGGGCATACGGGCAATTTAAACGCGACTATCAAGGCGGTTGAGGCGGTTGATAAATGCGTCGGCAAAATTGTTAATACGGTTTTAGGCAAAAGCGGCTTGTTGTTTATTACGGCTGATCATGGCAATGCTGAAGGACTGTTTAATATGCAAACCGGGCAAATTGATAAAGAGCATTCGGCCAATCCGGTGCCGTTTTTGATTATCGGCAAAGATTACGAAGGTAAAAGCTTGTCTTTGCCCGACGCGCCCGGCGGCGATTTAAGCCTGCTTCAGCCCCAGGGCATGCTGTCCGACGTGGCGCCGACGGTTCTTAAGGCCATGGGGTTGGAAAAACCAAGCGAGATGACAGGGAGAAGTTTAATATAA
- a CDS encoding SIMPL domain-containing protein (The SIMPL domain is named for its presence in mouse protein SIMPL (signalling molecule that associates with mouse pelle-like kinase). Bacterial member BP26, from Brucella, was shown to assemble into a channel-like structure, while YggE from E. coli has been associated with resistance to oxidative stress.) has protein sequence MIPNKIVTIFIGVFLTLGTIYLGILSWNAVKSHDYIGVSPKESHSFYITGEGKVTGVPDIAKIQLGYSVEKPTVAAAQKDNSDKMNAMIDKLKKDFQIDVKDIQTANYYISPQYDWNDSKQTLRSYLVSQSLNVKLRQMDKVSKIIEAAGSIGLNQVGNLSFEIDNPEKLKQEAREKALAQAKEKAEALAKVVGVKLGKVISFSESANDSQPVPLYAMDKAAAGMGGGGTAPAVEAGSNEITIFATVQYEIL, from the coding sequence ATGATTCCCAACAAAATCGTAACAATTTTCATCGGCGTTTTTTTAACGCTCGGTACAATTTATCTGGGTATTTTAAGCTGGAACGCGGTTAAGTCCCATGATTATATCGGCGTCAGTCCTAAAGAAAGCCATTCTTTTTATATTACCGGCGAAGGCAAGGTGACCGGCGTGCCTGACATAGCTAAAATTCAGCTGGGCTACAGCGTGGAAAAACCGACCGTGGCCGCGGCGCAAAAAGATAACAGCGATAAAATGAACGCCATGATAGACAAGCTGAAAAAAGATTTTCAAATTGACGTTAAAGACATCCAGACCGCCAATTATTATATTTCGCCACAGTATGACTGGAATGACAGCAAACAAACTTTAAGGAGCTATTTAGTCAGCCAGAGTTTAAATGTTAAATTAAGGCAGATGGATAAAGTTTCCAAAATCATTGAAGCCGCCGGTTCAATCGGCTTAAACCAGGTTGGCAATCTAAGCTTTGAGATTGATAATCCGGAAAAATTAAAGCAAGAAGCCCGCGAGAAAGCTTTGGCGCAGGCCAAAGAAAAAGCCGAAGCTTTGGCTAAGGTGGTCGGCGTTAAACTGGGTAAAGTCATTTCTTTCAGCGAATCAGCCAACGACAGCCAGCCGGTGCCGCTCTACGCCATGGATAAAGCGGCGGCAGGCATGGGCGGCGGCGGAACCGCGCCCGCGGTTGAAGCCGGCAGCAATGAGATCACGATATTCGCTACGGTGCAGTATGAGATATTATAA
- the gpmI gene encoding 2,3-bisphosphoglycerate-independent phosphoglycerate mutase has protein sequence MPKQEKSDKPLKNILPMILVILDGWGLAAANKGNAIFLSKTPTMDGLIKKYPNTKIYAHGKYVGLPGFQSGNSEAGHMNIGAGRVVEQDAVKISKSINDGTFLKNAGFIEAIRHVKKNKSRLHLMGMISNGMSAHSDPDHLLALMSLAREKGVGEVYLHLFTDGRDSPKYVSLKLIADIQKAFKNGEAIATVMGRFYAMDRKKAWERTKEAYDALVDGAGRKAESAQAAITESYNRGESDEFVEPYIIMKDGRPLPRIASGDSVIFFNLRSDRARQLAKFFVQKDLCELNKSCFTRKKFLKDLLFVAMTDFGPDLDSILTAFPSADLKKTLPMQLKDLRQLYIAETEKYAHVTYFFNGGFADPVNGEARRVIPSPDVKSYDATPAMSSNGLTKEILDNLAKKKYDFTVLNFAAPDMIGHTGNLSAGIECCHEVDKCLGEIVKAYLRASGTILITADHGNIEEMVNLKTGEIDTEHSSNQVPFIAVNKNMAAKAKLRSNGVLADVAPTILKLLGFDQPEEMTGQSLIK, from the coding sequence ATGCCTAAACAAGAAAAATCAGATAAACCGTTAAAAAATATCCTGCCCATGATTCTCGTCATCCTTGACGGCTGGGGCCTGGCCGCGGCGAATAAAGGCAATGCTATTTTTTTATCTAAAACTCCGACCATGGACGGCCTAATAAAGAAGTATCCGAATACCAAGATTTACGCCCATGGCAAATACGTCGGACTGCCCGGATTCCAATCAGGCAACAGCGAAGCCGGCCATATGAATATCGGCGCCGGACGCGTAGTTGAGCAGGACGCGGTTAAAATTTCCAAGAGCATTAATGACGGCACTTTTTTAAAGAATGCCGGTTTTATTGAGGCAATCAGGCATGTTAAAAAAAATAAAAGCCGGCTCCATTTAATGGGCATGATTTCCAACGGCATGAGCGCGCATAGCGATCCGGATCATTTATTGGCCTTAATGTCTTTAGCCAGAGAAAAAGGCGTGGGAGAAGTTTATCTGCATTTGTTTACCGATGGCCGGGATTCGCCGAAATATGTTTCGTTAAAATTGATCGCGGATATTCAAAAAGCCTTTAAAAACGGCGAAGCCATCGCTACGGTTATGGGCAGATTTTACGCCATGGACAGAAAAAAGGCTTGGGAAAGGACTAAAGAAGCTTATGATGCCCTGGTTGACGGCGCGGGCAGAAAAGCCGAAAGCGCCCAGGCGGCCATAACCGAGAGCTATAACAGGGGCGAAAGCGATGAGTTTGTTGAACCGTATATTATTATGAAAGACGGCCGGCCTTTGCCGAGGATAGCTTCGGGCGATAGCGTGATATTTTTTAATTTAAGGTCCGACCGGGCCAGGCAGTTAGCCAAATTTTTTGTGCAAAAAGACCTTTGCGAGCTTAATAAGTCCTGCTTTACCAGAAAAAAATTTCTTAAGGATTTATTGTTTGTGGCCATGACTGATTTTGGGCCGGATTTAGACAGCATTTTAACCGCTTTCCCGTCGGCTGATTTAAAAAAGACTTTGCCGATGCAGCTTAAGGATTTAAGGCAGCTGTATATCGCGGAAACGGAAAAATACGCCCATGTGACTTATTTTTTTAATGGCGGCTTTGCCGATCCGGTTAACGGCGAAGCCAGGCGGGTTATTCCTTCGCCTGACGTAAAATCATATGATGCCACCCCGGCCATGAGTTCAAACGGCTTGACTAAAGAGATATTGGATAATTTAGCTAAAAAAAAGTACGATTTTACGGTTTTGAATTTTGCTGCGCCGGATATGATCGGCCATACGGGTAATTTATCCGCCGGCATAGAATGCTGCCATGAGGTTGATAAATGTTTGGGAGAAATCGTGAAAGCTTATTTACGAGCGAGCGGCACTATTCTTATAACCGCGGATCATGGCAATATTGAAGAGATGGTTAATTTAAAAACTGGAGAAATAGATACCGAGCATTCAAGCAACCAAGTGCCGTTTATAGCGGTAAATAAAAATATGGCCGCTAAGGCTAAATTAAGAAGCAACGGAGTCTTGGCCGATGTCGCGCCGACAATATTAAAATTACTGGGTTTTGATCAGCCGGAAGAAATGACCGGACAGAGCTTAATAAAATAA